One genomic segment of Culturomica massiliensis includes these proteins:
- a CDS encoding sensor histidine kinase has translation MNIKAKLTIGIGVLVAMIVLLVVLAVVNLQILTATDPDSPAAGPGLYRALIWISVVGVACIAIGFTMLLRLPSAINKPIKELTDAILEIANHNYEKRLDIRDNAEFAEVSRNFNRMAQRLADYHASTLAEMMAAKKYMETIINSINEPIIGLNNEMEILFVNDEALNVFGLKRNDVLRHSAQEIALRNDLLRKLIRELIGDIPQGKKEPLKIYADNKESYFQAKYMTITQTKTDNRTPEKKGYVILLKNITEFKELDSAKTTFISTISHELKTPISAILMSLRLLEDKRVGALNPEQEELSGSIKENADRLLDITGELLNMTQVESGKLQLKPKITKPIELIEYAIKANQVQAEKFNIQIEVEYPEDKINKLFVDSEKIAWVLTNLLSNAIRYSHENSRVIIGARSVGDGYIEMYVQDFGKGIDPRYHKSIFDHYFRVPGTKVQGSGLGLSISRDFVEAHNGSLTVQSELGKGSTFIMRLKS, from the coding sequence ATGAATATAAAAGCTAAATTAACGATCGGTATTGGTGTTTTGGTTGCCATGATTGTATTGCTGGTTGTACTGGCGGTGGTAAATTTGCAGATATTGACGGCAACCGATCCGGACAGTCCGGCTGCCGGTCCGGGGTTATACCGTGCATTGATTTGGATTTCAGTGGTCGGCGTCGCTTGTATCGCTATCGGGTTTACCATGCTATTACGCTTGCCTTCTGCTATTAATAAACCGATTAAGGAACTGACAGATGCAATTCTGGAGATTGCGAATCACAATTATGAAAAGCGTTTGGATATCCGGGATAATGCGGAATTTGCCGAAGTGTCCCGGAATTTTAACAGGATGGCTCAGCGTCTTGCCGATTATCATGCCAGTACATTAGCTGAAATGATGGCTGCCAAAAAGTATATGGAGACGATTATCAATAGCATTAACGAACCGATTATCGGTTTGAATAATGAGATGGAGATTTTGTTTGTCAATGATGAGGCGTTGAATGTGTTTGGTTTGAAGCGGAACGATGTGCTCCGGCATTCGGCCCAGGAAATCGCTTTGCGGAACGATTTATTGAGAAAGTTGATCCGGGAATTAATCGGAGATATTCCTCAGGGAAAAAAAGAACCGTTGAAAATTTATGCTGATAATAAAGAAAGCTATTTTCAGGCTAAATACATGACGATTACCCAAACAAAGACGGACAACCGGACTCCGGAAAAGAAGGGATATGTTATTTTATTGAAAAATATTACCGAATTTAAGGAGCTCGATTCGGCTAAAACGACTTTTATTTCGACAATTTCGCATGAATTGAAGACTCCGATTTCGGCTATATTGATGAGTTTAAGATTGTTGGAAGACAAACGGGTCGGAGCTTTGAATCCTGAACAGGAAGAATTGTCCGGCAGTATCAAAGAAAATGCGGACCGATTGCTTGATATTACCGGAGAATTGCTGAATATGACCCAGGTAGAATCCGGTAAGTTGCAATTGAAACCTAAGATTACAAAACCGATAGAATTGATAGAATATGCCATTAAAGCCAATCAGGTACAGGCGGAGAAATTCAATATTCAGATAGAAGTAGAATATCCCGAAGATAAGATAAACAAACTGTTTGTCGATAGTGAAAAAATCGCCTGGGTACTGACGAATTTGTTGAGTAATGCAATTCGTTATTCTCATGAGAACAGCCGGGTTATCATCGGAGCCCGTAGTGTCGGTGACGGTTACATTGAAATGTATGTGCAGGATTTTGGCAAAGGCATCGATCCGCGCTATCATAAAAGTATTTTCGACCATTATTTCCGGGTTCCGGGTACCAAGGTACAAGGTAGCGGTTTAGGTCTTTCCATTTCCCGGGATTTCGTGGAGGCGCATAATGGCTCCCTTACTGTGCAGAGTGAATTGGGTAAAGGAAGTACTTTTATTATGCGATTGAAATCATAA
- a CDS encoding histidine kinase, with translation MSREENVQHFLDLIRRSRRGKFKIYIGMIAGVGKTYRMLQEAHELLENGIDVQIGYIETHGRAGTEILLDGLPLIPRKGIFYKGKELEEMDLDRILLLHPELVIVDELAHTNVEGSRNEKRWQDVLELLDAGINVISAVNIQHIESLNEEVRSIAGIEVKERIPDKVLQDADEVVNIDLTAEELINRLKAGKVYRPEKIQVALNNFFKTENILQLRELALKEVAFRVEKKVENEVVSGDVGVRHEKFLACISTNEKTPRHIIRKAARLATHYNTTFITLYVQTPGERSDRIDLASQRHLLNHFKLATELGGEVVQIVSPHVIDTIIEICRSRQITTVCMGQPAFQMPSSLLKISKYRKFLRALKEMSIDLIILA, from the coding sequence ATGAGCAGAGAAGAAAACGTACAACACTTTCTGGACCTGATAAGGCGTTCCCGGCGGGGAAAGTTTAAGATATACATCGGTATGATAGCCGGAGTCGGAAAGACGTATCGTATGCTGCAGGAGGCGCATGAATTACTGGAAAACGGCATTGATGTACAGATCGGTTATATCGAGACACACGGACGGGCAGGCACCGAAATATTACTGGACGGTTTGCCCCTGATTCCCCGTAAAGGAATATTTTACAAAGGCAAGGAGCTGGAAGAGATGGACCTGGATCGTATTCTTCTTTTGCATCCCGAATTGGTGATTGTAGATGAGCTCGCCCATACCAATGTCGAAGGAAGCCGTAATGAAAAGCGCTGGCAGGATGTACTGGAATTATTGGATGCAGGAATCAATGTGATTTCAGCAGTCAATATCCAGCATATTGAAAGTCTCAATGAAGAGGTGAGAAGTATTGCGGGAATTGAAGTGAAAGAACGTATTCCCGATAAGGTTTTGCAGGATGCCGATGAGGTGGTGAATATCGATTTGACAGCGGAAGAGTTGATAAATCGGTTAAAGGCCGGAAAAGTTTACCGGCCGGAAAAAATACAGGTGGCGTTAAATAATTTTTTTAAAACCGAAAATATTCTTCAATTGCGGGAGCTGGCTTTGAAAGAAGTGGCTTTCCGGGTGGAAAAAAAGGTGGAAAATGAGGTCGTATCGGGAGATGTTGGGGTTCGTCACGAGAAATTTTTAGCTTGTATCAGTACAAATGAAAAAACGCCCCGTCATATTATCCGTAAAGCTGCCCGGTTGGCAACGCATTACAACACGACTTTCATTACACTTTATGTGCAGACACCCGGAGAGCGTTCCGACCGTATTGATTTAGCCTCTCAACGGCATTTGCTGAATCATTTTAAACTGGCAACGGAACTGGGCGGGGAGGTGGTACAAATAGTATCGCCTCATGTGATAGATACGATTATCGAAATCTGCCGTAGTCGCCAGATTACAACCGTGTGTATGGGACAACCGGCTTTTCAGATGCCTTCCTCATTATTGAAGATTTCAAAATACCGAAAATTTTTGAGAGCTTTAAAAGAAATGAGTATTGATTTGATTATACTTGCATAA